In a single window of the Carassius carassius chromosome 26, fCarCar2.1, whole genome shotgun sequence genome:
- the dnai7 gene encoding LOW QUALITY PROTEIN: dynein axonemal intermediate chain 7 (The sequence of the model RefSeq protein was modified relative to this genomic sequence to represent the inferred CDS: inserted 4 bases in 2 codons; deleted 3 bases in 2 codons; substituted 5 bases at 5 genomic stop codons) → MFSAKNKGGNISKAERERLQRESDEQRHREEEEACVIAEHEENERLERERIEQEKQXQLELKDXECREDELNELRHILDENHSAVTAWESECRHKAKWECYMRCGGSSDPSVQPEINSFISLWREDSETQIHQVLGNCALALQLRNELHFLLNEGAEPSVAQLYRETLLCLQSLIHCKLNQATEELLKSASSHSDIETGNMQTVVQDENITLCLWANLNMXILHTRYDHLTHHSEREQLQRRRSMMEAILTPPIESIAVVQDEKMEEKGDEGESSKPVDEDGRRSESMCQSAVSVISAKEGKKRSSVKLLEEGESQMEEIKAALEADLDFSYFTSXFSQFISSFSLHIVDLQQFTPLGGVFYFDVLHLPPQSNVVKGWKMRELLETDLQVFRPYPTEQSRAQSSTSVRLDEHSSTVASLSVGVTVDLPDSILFLEDTHEARWDPIGEQFPTHICSIRLCSVYTGKQCMLHMDKTKNLDHLGKWMSPSDLQKAMQRTGVNIFVNEYSDKYVHINPKDPLIEHTVYEQMALKSSAMAFSWSPXNTQCGXEHLVLQACDQLEAGPVAEETWSLYLLGAQRNQHLKMEHDDSFSPELAKGSEFHSTFLRMLKQDMSTKAESXSHYICTDTVQRLLCATRVLTYS, encoded by the exons atgttt TCTGCAAAAAACAAAGGAGGAAACATCAGCAAGGCTGAGAGGGAGAGACTGCAAAGAGAGTCAGACGAACAAAGACATAGAGAGGAAG AAGAAGCTTGTGTCATCGCTGAGCATGAGGAGAATGAACGGCTGGAGAGGGAGCGAATAGAACAAGAAAAACAATAGCAACTCGAGTTGAAG GACTGAGAGTGCAGAGAGGATGAGCTGAATGAACTGCGGCACATTCTAGATGAGAATCACTCTGCAGTCACTGCGTGGGAATCTGAATGCAGACACAAAGCTAAG TGGGAGTGTTACATGCGTTGTGGCGGCAGCTCAGATCCATCAGTGCAGCCAGAAATCAACTCCTTCATCAGTTTGTGGAGAGAAGACTCAGAAACTCAAATCCATCAGGTCTTGGGGAACTGTGCTCTGGCTCTTCAG TTGAGAAATGAATTGCACTTTCTCTTGAACGAGGGTGCTGAGCCCAGTGTTGCTCAGCTGTATCGAGAAACACTCCTGTGTCTACAGAGTCTTATCCACTGCAAACTCAACCAGGCCACTGAGGAGCTTTTGAAG TCCGCAAGTTCTCATTCTGACATTGAGACCGGCAACATGCAGACTGTAGTCCAGGATGAAAATATCACTCTGTGTCTGTGGGCGAACCTCAACAT GATCCTTCATACACGATATGATCACCTGACCCATCACAGCGAGCGAGAACAGCTCCAGAGAAGGAGATCCATGATGGAGGCCATTCTCACTCCACCAATTGAGAGCATTGCAGTGGTGCAGGATGAGAAGATGGAGGAAAAGGGGGATGAGGGAGAAAGCTCAAAGCCAGTGGATGAAGACGGTCGCCGGTCGGA GTCCATGTGTCAGAGTGCTGTGAGTGTGATCTCAGCTAAGGAGGGGAAGAAGCGCTCTTCAGTCAAGTTGTTAGAGGAAGGAGAAAGTCAGATGGAGGAAATCAAAGCAGCATTAGAAGCTGATTTGGACTTTTCGTATTTCACTTCCTGATTTTCccaatttatttcttctttttccttAC ATATAGTGGACCTGCAGCAGTTCACACCCCTGGGCGGAGTCTTCTACTTTGATGTGCTCCATCTACCACCTCAGTCTAACGTAGTGAAGGGCTGGAAAATGAGAGAG CTGTTAGAAACCGATCTCCAGGTCTTC CGGCCCTATCCCACAGAGCAGTCTCGCGCTCAGAGCTCTACATCAGTGAGGCTGGATGAACACAGTAGCACTGTTGCCTCATTGTCTGTAGGGGTCACTGTAGATCTGCCTGACTCAATATTGTTTCTGGAGGATACACATGAGGCACGTTGGGATCCTATCGGTGAACAATTCCCAACACACATATGTAGCATCAGACTGTGTAGTGTATATACA GGTAAGCAATGTATGCTGCACATGGACAAAACAAAGAACCTAGATCACCTAGGAAAGTGGATGAGCCCCTCAGATCTGCAGAAGGCCATGCAGAGAACTGGAGTCAATATATTTGTGAACGAGTATTCAGACAAGTATGTCCACATCAACCCAAAG GACCCATTAATAGAGCACACAGTGTATGAACAAATGGCTCTAAAGTCCTCAGCCATGGCTTTTTCATGGAGCCCCTAGAACACACAATGCGGATAAGAACATCTTGTTCTTCAG GCCTGTGATCAGTTGGAGGCCGGGCCTGTGGCTGAAGAGACATGGTCTCTTTACCTGCTGGGTGCTCAGAGGAACCAGCATCTGAAGATGGAGCATGACGATAGCT